Proteins encoded together in one Microcaecilia unicolor chromosome 3, aMicUni1.1, whole genome shotgun sequence window:
- the DEGS1 gene encoding LOW QUALITY PROTEIN: sphingolipid delta(4)-desaturase DES1 (The sequence of the model RefSeq protein was modified relative to this genomic sequence to represent the inferred CDS: inserted 3 bases in 3 codons; deleted 1 base in 1 codon), producing the protein MGNRVPREDFEWVYTDQPHADRRKEILAKYPEIKALMKPDHNLIWIVTLMVFTQLAGFYLIKDLDWKWVIFWTYAFGSCISHSMTLAIHEISHNSAFGNSKTVWNRLLGMFANLPIGLPYSVSFKRYHMDHHRYLGXDGIDVDIPTDFEGWFFCTRFRKLIWIILQPLFYAIRPLYINPKPICKLEILNIMVQXLFDSVIYYFWGVKSIFYMIIGSVLGLGFHPIAGHFIAEHYMFLKGHXTYSYYGPLNYLTFNVGYHNEHHDFPSVPGRNLPSVRKIASEYYENLPQYTSWIKVLYDFIMDDTISPYSRMKRTLKGDVKQD; encoded by the exons CTAAATATCCAGAGATTAAAGCTTTGATGAAACCAGACCACAACTTGATTTGGATCGTTACTTTGATGGTTTTCACACAGCTCGCTGGATTTTATCTTATAAAGGACTTGGATTGG AAATGGGTTATATTCTGGACCTATGCATTTGGTAGCTGCATCAGTCACTCAATGACCTTGGCTATTCATGAGATTTCTCATAACAGCGCCTTTGGTAACAGCAAAACTGTGTGGAACCGGTTGTTAGGCATGTTTGCTAATCTTCCTATTGGGCTGCCTTACTCAGTTTCTTTCAAGAGGTACCATATGGATCATCACCGTTACTTAG GGGATGGCATTGATGTGGATATTCCTACTGACTTTGAGGGTTGGTTTTTCTGTACCCGTTTCCGAAAGCTCATCTGGATAATTCTTCAACCGCTATTCTATGCCATTAGGCCTTTGTACATCAACCCCAAGCCGATCTGTAAACTGGAAATCCTTAACATTATGGTTC TTCTCTTCGATTCTGTGATTTATTATTTTTGGGGAGTCAAATCTATTTTTTACATGATCATAGGGTCTGTACTTGGACTGGGGTTCCATCCAATCGCGGGACATTTTATAGCCGAACATTACATGTTCCTAAAAGGAC GAACCTATTCCTATTATGGACCACTTAACTATCTTACTTTTAATGTTGGTTACCATAATGAACATCACGACTTCCCCAGTGTTCCCGGAAGGAATCTTCCTTCGGTAAG GAAAATAGCATCAGAATACTATGAAAATCTGCCACAGTACACATCCTGGATTAAGGTGCTTTATGACTTCATAATGGATGATACAATTAGTCCGTATTCACGCATGAAAAGAACACTGAAGGGTGATGTGAAACAGGATTAG